In Clostridia bacterium, a single genomic region encodes these proteins:
- a CDS encoding spore germination protein yields the protein MKDKSSFWKRLSQVFTFQDLKIEKGSIYDQQESMEEKKIPAQMTLKKPVRASKTPLVLADQKKQDSSLDPQKLRVSSCLEKNKGYLQQLYVLPKNKDIIVREFYLDLDPPTPALLVFIDGLAEKETINNAILKPLMVFLRGKKLENDDLITYIQEHLLPGHEVEVAEDYQTILEGINYGDTAVFVEGCAKALIVETKGWEKRAIDKPEIEEVILGPNEAFNETIRSNTALIRKNLRNEKLITEMIKVGARNRIDVAVMYLDDLTNPQLVELVKKRISSLNADYISVSSVLEQFIEDNPFCLCPQLLSTERPDRVVSFLMEGHVAVLVDGAPLSLIAPVTFFSLIHSPEDYYLRLPYGNFIRFLRILAILITLLIPGIYVALVTFHQEMIPTELLLAIAASRVPVPFPTIFEVFSMEFAFELIREAGVRIPGIIGNTIGIVGALILGQAAVEAGIVSPILIIVVAIAGLASFAVPNFSLSFSLRQRRFMFTILAAIFGFFGIAGGLFVYLTNLVNTKSFGVPYLAPYSPQVKTSPDVFWRGPLWSMEKRPPYLKSQDQQRQPNISRGWLKKVRRGKKDE from the coding sequence TTGAAAGACAAGTCAAGTTTTTGGAAAAGGCTAAGCCAAGTCTTTACTTTTCAGGATTTAAAAATAGAAAAAGGTAGTATATATGACCAGCAAGAATCTATGGAGGAAAAAAAAATACCTGCCCAGATGACTTTGAAAAAACCTGTACGGGCAAGTAAGACTCCATTAGTTTTGGCTGATCAAAAAAAGCAGGATAGTTCTTTGGATCCTCAAAAATTGCGGGTTAGTTCTTGTTTGGAAAAAAACAAGGGTTATTTACAGCAATTATATGTTTTACCTAAAAATAAGGATATTATTGTACGTGAATTTTATTTAGATTTGGATCCCCCTACTCCGGCCTTATTAGTTTTTATTGATGGTTTAGCGGAAAAGGAAACTATTAATAACGCGATTTTAAAACCTTTAATGGTCTTTTTGCGGGGAAAAAAATTGGAAAATGATGACTTGATTACATATATTCAGGAACATCTTTTGCCAGGTCATGAAGTAGAAGTGGCTGAGGATTATCAAACTATTTTGGAAGGTATTAATTATGGTGATACCGCAGTTTTTGTTGAAGGTTGTGCTAAAGCTTTAATTGTAGAAACAAAAGGTTGGGAAAAGCGAGCTATTGATAAACCGGAAATCGAGGAAGTTATTTTAGGTCCTAATGAAGCCTTTAATGAAACTATACGCAGTAATACGGCTTTAATTAGAAAAAATTTACGAAACGAAAAATTAATCACGGAAATGATAAAAGTGGGAGCACGTAATCGTATTGATGTTGCGGTTATGTATTTGGATGATTTAACTAATCCGCAATTGGTGGAACTTGTCAAGAAGAGGATTAGTTCCCTAAATGCCGATTATATTAGTGTTTCTAGTGTTTTGGAACAATTTATTGAAGATAATCCTTTTTGTCTTTGTCCCCAATTATTATCTACTGAAAGACCGGATCGGGTGGTTTCTTTTTTAATGGAAGGTCATGTAGCTGTTTTGGTAGATGGTGCACCTTTGTCCTTAATTGCTCCAGTAACCTTTTTTTCTTTAATTCACAGTCCTGAGGATTATTATTTACGTTTACCTTATGGTAACTTTATTCGTTTTTTACGGATTTTAGCTATTTTAATTACTTTGTTAATTCCTGGAATTTATGTAGCGTTGGTTACTTTTCATCAAGAAATGATTCCAACGGAATTACTTTTAGCCATTGCCGCTTCACGTGTACCGGTACCTTTCCCCACTATTTTTGAAGTATTTTCCATGGAATTTGCTTTTGAGCTTATTCGTGAGGCTGGTGTGCGGATTCCCGGAATTATCGGTAATACGATTGGTATTGTGGGAGCCTTAATTTTGGGTCAGGCAGCTGTAGAGGCCGGGATCGTGAGTCCTATTTTGATTATTGTGGTAGCGATTGCCGGTTTGGCTTCTTTTGCCGTTCCCAATTTCTCACTTTCTTTTTCCTTACGACAAAGAAGATTTATGTTTACCATTTTGGCAGCCATTTTTGGTTTTTTTGGTATTGCCGGTGGGTTATTCGTTTATTTGACTAACTTAGTTAATACTAAGTCATTTGGGGTTCCTTATTTAGCTCCTTATAGTCCTCAAGTAAAAACCAGTCCAGATGTATTCTGGCGGGGTCCGCTTTGGTCTATGGAAAAAAGGCCTCCTTATTTAAAATCACAGGATCAACAACGTCAGCCTAATATTAGCCGTGGTTGGTTAAAAAAGGTAAGAAGGGGCAAAAAAGATGAATAA
- a CDS encoding phosphosulfolactate synthase has translation MLTHLINHPLGKRPAKPRQKGITMVLDTGLGLRELQDLLEIAGEYLDYLKLGFGTSLLYQPQLLQTKIKFCQAHQVEIYPGGTLTEIALLQGQYEAYLKLLVHLGFNTIEISDGLINLTPAQREKCIKQASKQGLTVLTELGKKMPGTKFATRKLGKQGSQDLNNGAQKIIIEARESGKNSAIYNQQGEIKPSRLKNLLKHFPHPHEIIWEAPLKKQQIALIHAFGPEVNLGNIHPQNLLAVEALRSGLRADTLILAANFTPQIKE, from the coding sequence ATGCTGACACATTTAATCAACCACCCCCTTGGCAAAAGGCCAGCTAAGCCCCGTCAAAAGGGAATTACTATGGTCCTAGATACCGGGCTTGGCTTACGCGAATTACAAGACCTTTTGGAAATTGCTGGGGAATATCTCGATTACTTAAAATTAGGTTTCGGTACATCCCTACTTTATCAACCTCAATTATTACAAACCAAAATTAAATTTTGTCAGGCCCATCAAGTAGAAATTTATCCAGGAGGTACTCTTACCGAAATTGCTTTACTACAAGGACAATATGAAGCCTATTTAAAATTATTAGTACATTTAGGGTTTAACACCATCGAAATTTCCGATGGTCTCATTAATTTAACACCCGCACAACGCGAAAAATGTATTAAACAAGCAAGCAAACAGGGCTTAACCGTACTTACAGAACTAGGTAAAAAAATGCCTGGCACTAAATTTGCCACACGTAAACTAGGTAAACAAGGCAGCCAAGACTTAAATAATGGGGCCCAAAAGATAATTATTGAAGCCCGGGAAAGCGGCAAAAACTCCGCTATTTATAATCAACAAGGGGAAATAAAACCTTCCCGCTTAAAAAACTTACTTAAACATTTTCCTCATCCCCATGAAATCATCTGGGAAGCACCTCTTAAAAAACAACAAATTGCTTTAATTCATGCTTTTGGCCCAGAAGTTAATCTCGGTAATATTCATCCCCAAAACTTACTAGCAGTAGAAGCCCTAAGAAGTGGCCTGCGTGCTGACACCTTGATACTGGCAGCCAACTTTACCCCCCAAATCAAGGAATAG